One Sporocytophaga myxococcoides DNA segment encodes these proteins:
- a CDS encoding T9SS type A sorting domain-containing protein, with protein sequence MKFFTTFCIFLCLSLNVLFAQDYNPLRKGLTYQYATANRDTLFTLRLDSVYAIGSDSIFELDKKYFGCLNGECYSNILGRKIIKSPYKVYSFITLSKDTLVLKLNVPLNTPWTFSKRRNLEAIILSKTYEKVFDLMDSLITIRLSDGKEIKITKSFGLYSTETPFEYNDLAERSFYSVNFFSYKLDAIKELNLGSYFATLENIYNFEVGDRWGQQEEDALYPRPIFLPSGNIYYEVIGKELIEGSSSYDYKIRRVRRNKFFRETTVDTLSLEQYRKETIEYYIDMFDLLTYEIGFDDPFQYRVYIKHDSLIVQSITNFESSYYYVYFPGIGLTSYHNADWGGGLNQYKLTTVCFNKGDKVLGNCDELLAIILDTKPAIVNSKIEILPNPASEYINIENAKGADYELINCYGSVILNGIIKTDQEVIPVNSLEDGLYYLKLESPESSVVKKLVISH encoded by the coding sequence ATGAAATTTTTTACAACATTCTGTATATTCCTATGCCTTTCATTAAATGTACTTTTTGCACAGGACTATAATCCTTTGCGTAAGGGGTTAACTTATCAATATGCAACAGCTAATCGAGATACATTATTCACTCTGAGGCTTGATTCTGTATATGCGATTGGATCAGATTCTATATTCGAGTTGGATAAGAAGTATTTTGGATGTTTGAATGGAGAATGTTATTCAAATATTTTGGGCAGAAAAATAATTAAGTCTCCTTATAAGGTTTATTCATTTATTACATTGTCAAAAGATACATTAGTATTAAAGCTGAATGTACCACTAAACACACCCTGGACTTTTTCCAAAAGAAGGAATCTCGAAGCAATAATTCTTTCAAAAACTTATGAAAAAGTTTTTGATCTTATGGATTCTTTGATTACCATCAGATTGAGCGATGGAAAAGAAATTAAGATTACAAAATCTTTTGGTCTTTATAGTACCGAAACTCCCTTTGAATATAATGATTTAGCTGAAAGAAGTTTTTATTCAGTGAATTTCTTTTCTTATAAACTTGATGCTATAAAGGAATTGAATTTAGGTTCTTATTTTGCCACTCTGGAAAATATATACAATTTCGAAGTGGGTGATAGGTGGGGACAGCAGGAAGAAGATGCTTTATACCCAAGACCAATATTTTTACCAAGCGGTAACATTTATTATGAAGTTATTGGAAAAGAGTTAATTGAAGGGAGTTCATCTTATGATTACAAAATTCGGAGGGTTAGAAGGAATAAATTTTTTCGGGAAACCACGGTTGATACGCTATCTCTGGAGCAATACAGAAAGGAGACGATTGAATATTATATTGATATGTTTGACCTTCTTACATATGAAATTGGGTTTGATGATCCTTTTCAATATAGGGTTTATATTAAACATGATTCGCTGATAGTTCAATCCATTACAAATTTTGAGAGTAGTTATTACTATGTCTATTTCCCTGGAATTGGACTTACTTCGTATCATAATGCTGATTGGGGTGGTGGACTGAATCAGTATAAATTGACTACTGTCTGTTTCAATAAAGGAGATAAAGTTTTGGGGAATTGTGATGAGTTGCTGGCTATCATTTTGGACACTAAACCGGCGATAGTGAATTCTAAGATAGAGATCCTACCTAATCCGGCATCAGAGTATATCAATATAGAAAATGCTAAAGGGGCGGATTATGAGCTTATCAATTGTTATGGTTCAGTAATTCTTAATGGAATAATTAAAACTGATCAGGAGGTAATTCCTGTTAATTCTCTTGAAGATGGTCTTTATTATTTAAAATTGGAAAGCCCTGAATCTTCTGTTGTTAAGAAATTAGTTATAAGTCATTAA
- a CDS encoding VOC family protein — protein MSVVNRIVPCLWFDDQAEAAARFYTSIFKNSKITDISYYGEAGYEFHKKEAGSVMVVSFEIEGQRYDALNGGPLFKFSEAVSLQVMCDSQEEIDYYWEKLTKDGEEGPCGWLKDKFGLSWQVVPKVLEKMLTDPDISKRERVMNAYLQMKKYDISLLEKAFEGV, from the coding sequence ATGAGTGTAGTAAACAGAATTGTACCTTGCTTATGGTTTGATGATCAGGCTGAAGCAGCCGCCAGGTTTTATACTTCTATTTTTAAGAATTCAAAAATTACGGATATCTCCTACTATGGTGAAGCAGGTTATGAGTTTCATAAGAAAGAGGCCGGTTCAGTTATGGTTGTTTCTTTTGAAATCGAAGGGCAGAGATACGATGCCCTAAATGGCGGCCCCCTGTTTAAGTTTTCAGAAGCAGTTTCTCTGCAGGTGATGTGTGATTCTCAGGAGGAGATAGATTATTATTGGGAAAAGCTGACAAAGGATGGTGAAGAGGGACCATGTGGATGGCTAAAGGATAAGTTTGGCTTATCCTGGCAGGTTGTACCAAAGGTTTTGGAAAAGATGTTAACAGATCCTGATATAAGCAAAAGGGAAAGGGTAATGAATGCCTATCTGCAAATGAAGAAGTATGATATAAGTTTGCTGGAGAAAGCATTTGAAGGGGTTTAA
- a CDS encoding glycoside hydrolase family 3 N-terminal domain-containing protein, with product MFPNKKFIRQFCCLFLSLVTSFASFGQKGDKSKIVSELISKMTLEEKVGQMTNLTLSAITDPSDNPLKVDPVKLRDVIVKHHVGSIQNVVKHAYSLEEWHKLINEIQKVSLTETRLKIPFLYCIDAVHGTNFTLNSTLFPHNLGLAATRNPELVKLCAEITAKEVRASGIRYNFSPVLDVGRQPLWPRFPETFGEDVLISTIMGVASIKGYEGKSLNDFASVASCMKHFVGYSVPANGKDRAAAYIPEINLREYFLPPFKAAVDAGSHTLMVNSGEVNGTPVHASRYLLTDVLRNELNYKGIIITDWEDIKKLTERHRVAENHKEAVYLSVNAGIDMCIVPFDFSFYEDLIALVKEGRIKEERINESVKRILDLKFDLGIFERPYVEKEAVKNFGLPEYKQAALAAARESITLLKNADQVLPLEKNKKVLVVGPYANSLTALNGAWSYTWQGRKPEYFPKTDLTILEALKRKVGETNIVYKKDFKEIPSDVKPDYIIVTLGEDAYAETPGNTKSLELPSEDIEGVRNIVKMYPTIPLVYILTEGRPRLIREIEPHAKGVLMAYWPGSQGGNAVADVLYGDYNPSGKLPFTYPRYSGELMTYDHKWLDEAVEIVEPEYKYFYEFDPQYPFGFGLSYTSFELSNLKLSNDQLTGDSKIKVSVDVKNTGRKSGQETVELYSRDHFASVTPSVKRLRGFKKVELKPGETKTVEYEISASDLAFVGEDMKWITEPGAFDIMVGDLKVLLNYRRQ from the coding sequence ATGTTTCCAAATAAAAAATTCATTAGGCAATTCTGTTGTCTATTTCTTTCTTTAGTTACTTCTTTTGCATCGTTTGGCCAAAAAGGAGACAAAAGCAAAATTGTATCAGAGCTTATTTCAAAGATGACTTTGGAGGAAAAGGTTGGTCAGATGACTAACCTTACACTTTCTGCCATTACTGATCCTTCTGATAATCCGCTTAAGGTTGATCCGGTAAAGCTCAGGGATGTTATAGTAAAGCATCATGTGGGTTCTATTCAGAATGTAGTAAAGCATGCTTACAGTCTAGAAGAATGGCATAAGTTGATTAACGAAATACAGAAAGTATCTTTAACTGAAACAAGACTTAAGATTCCTTTCTTATATTGTATTGATGCCGTACATGGAACAAACTTTACTCTTAATTCTACATTGTTCCCACACAATCTTGGTCTTGCAGCTACCAGAAATCCTGAGCTTGTAAAGTTATGTGCGGAGATTACAGCAAAGGAAGTAAGGGCTTCGGGCATCAGATATAATTTCTCTCCTGTCCTTGATGTAGGCAGACAACCCTTGTGGCCCCGGTTCCCTGAAACATTTGGGGAGGATGTGCTTATATCAACAATAATGGGTGTGGCTTCTATAAAAGGTTATGAAGGAAAGAGCCTTAACGATTTTGCCAGTGTCGCATCCTGCATGAAGCATTTTGTTGGGTACTCTGTTCCAGCTAATGGTAAAGACAGGGCAGCTGCATATATACCGGAAATTAATCTGAGAGAGTATTTTCTTCCACCTTTCAAAGCTGCTGTTGATGCGGGTTCACATACGCTTATGGTAAACTCTGGTGAGGTCAATGGAACTCCTGTACATGCCAGCAGATATTTACTTACGGATGTGTTGAGAAATGAATTGAACTACAAAGGCATTATCATCACAGATTGGGAGGATATTAAAAAACTTACAGAACGTCACAGGGTAGCAGAGAATCATAAAGAGGCTGTTTATCTTTCTGTAAATGCAGGCATTGATATGTGTATTGTTCCTTTTGACTTCAGCTTTTATGAGGATTTGATAGCATTAGTGAAAGAAGGCAGGATAAAAGAAGAGCGCATTAATGAATCTGTAAAGAGAATCCTTGATCTGAAATTTGATCTGGGAATTTTTGAAAGACCATATGTAGAAAAGGAAGCAGTTAAAAATTTTGGTTTACCGGAGTATAAGCAAGCAGCTTTGGCTGCAGCAAGGGAATCAATTACTCTTCTAAAGAATGCTGATCAGGTGCTGCCATTGGAGAAGAATAAAAAGGTCCTGGTCGTTGGTCCTTATGCGAATTCACTGACAGCTTTGAACGGGGCCTGGTCTTACACATGGCAAGGGCGCAAACCTGAGTATTTCCCAAAGACTGATCTTACAATTCTTGAAGCCTTGAAAAGAAAGGTTGGAGAGACGAATATTGTCTACAAGAAGGATTTTAAAGAGATCCCTTCAGATGTTAAACCTGATTACATCATTGTCACTTTAGGTGAAGATGCATACGCAGAAACTCCAGGGAATACAAAGTCACTTGAACTTCCATCTGAGGACATTGAAGGAGTTCGTAATATTGTAAAGATGTATCCTACTATTCCGTTAGTATATATACTCACAGAAGGTAGACCAAGGCTTATCAGAGAAATAGAACCTCATGCAAAGGGAGTATTAATGGCTTACTGGCCAGGCTCACAAGGAGGTAATGCAGTAGCGGATGTATTGTACGGAGATTATAATCCTAGTGGCAAACTGCCCTTTACATATCCTCGGTATTCAGGAGAGCTTATGACTTATGATCACAAGTGGCTGGATGAAGCAGTAGAGATTGTAGAACCTGAATATAAATATTTTTACGAATTTGATCCTCAGTATCCTTTTGGATTCGGATTGAGCTATACAAGCTTTGAGTTGAGTAATCTTAAGTTAAGCAATGATCAGCTTACAGGAGATTCTAAAATCAAGGTATCAGTGGATGTTAAGAACACCGGGAGGAAAAGTGGTCAAGAAACGGTAGAGTTGTATTCAAGAGATCATTTTGCTTCGGTTACACCTTCTGTAAAGCGTTTGAGAGGTTTTAAAAAGGTTGAATTGAAGCCGGGAGAAACAAAGACTGTTGAATATGAAATTTCCGCAAGTGATCTGGCTTTTGTAGGAGAAGACATGAAATGGATCACTGAGCCAGGGGCTTTTGATATAATGGTTGGAGATTTAAAGGTTCTGCTAAATTATAGAAGACAATAA
- a CDS encoding YceI family protein — protein sequence MMKQSHLKLLFIFSLVLLFSCETKKQESGTSDTTATATGGNAVSQEGEAVYKVDTANSSIKWTGKKVTGKHNGSIKIQSGELKVVNNVITGGTITIDMKSIKNEDLTDKESNQKLIGHLKSPDFFDVEKHPTATFEIQRLDAGKAEKEEVVTGKLTLKGKTDEISVPVKINHQGNELTAKGTTVIDRTKWDIRYGSGKFFENLGDKAIYDEVDIEFDLKATK from the coding sequence ATGATGAAACAATCTCACTTAAAATTACTTTTTATCTTTTCTCTTGTATTGCTTTTTTCCTGTGAAACTAAGAAACAAGAATCCGGAACTTCTGACACGACAGCAACAGCTACAGGTGGCAATGCAGTCTCTCAAGAAGGAGAAGCTGTTTATAAAGTGGATACTGCAAATAGCAGCATAAAATGGACAGGTAAAAAAGTTACCGGTAAACATAACGGCTCGATCAAAATTCAAAGCGGTGAATTAAAGGTTGTTAATAATGTAATCACCGGTGGAACAATTACAATTGATATGAAATCAATTAAGAACGAAGATTTAACAGATAAAGAGAGCAATCAAAAGCTTATCGGACATTTAAAATCTCCTGATTTCTTTGATGTAGAAAAACATCCGACTGCTACCTTTGAAATCCAAAGATTAGACGCTGGTAAAGCGGAGAAAGAAGAGGTAGTTACCGGAAAGCTGACTTTAAAAGGAAAAACTGATGAAATCAGTGTACCGGTTAAAATTAACCACCAAGGAAATGAGTTAACAGCAAAAGGAACTACAGTTATTGACAGAACTAAATGGGATATTCGTTACGGCTCCGGTAAATTTTTTGAAAACTTAGGAGATAAAGCAATTTATGATGAAGTAGATATTGAGTTTGACCTTAAAGCAACTAAATAG
- a CDS encoding GlxA family transcriptional regulator produces MKKISILVPIGAVLGSIEGPRQVFTEVNKHLIRLGKEPIFEIKLTALSKEVSIANNLYKIYPDKLIFDIDNTDLIIIPAIDGDLKSIIDLNRDYYPWIKDHYFKGAEVASLCLGAFLLASTGLLKGKSCATHWLSANEFKKMFPDVRLVEDKIITDENGIYSSGGAFSYLNLILYLIEKYAGRDIAIFMARAFQIDIERRSQSPFTIFNGQKDHEDIIIKKAQELIESNPAEKFTVDQIALKFALGRRNLERRFKKATSNTIIEYVQRVRIEAAKQSLETTHSNVNEVMYGVGYSDPKAFRMIFKKYTGMSPIQYRAKYNKEYSMNLTDKLNDL; encoded by the coding sequence ATGAAAAAGATTTCCATTCTGGTACCAATAGGAGCTGTTTTGGGCAGCATTGAAGGGCCTCGTCAGGTTTTTACAGAAGTAAATAAACACCTTATCCGCCTTGGAAAGGAGCCGATATTTGAAATAAAACTTACTGCCCTAAGCAAAGAAGTCTCTATCGCTAATAATCTATATAAAATCTATCCTGACAAATTGATCTTCGATATTGATAATACAGATCTTATCATCATCCCTGCCATTGATGGAGATCTAAAATCAATCATTGATTTAAACAGAGATTATTATCCATGGATAAAAGATCACTATTTTAAAGGTGCGGAAGTAGCAAGCCTTTGTCTAGGTGCTTTTTTACTGGCATCAACAGGACTATTAAAAGGAAAAAGTTGCGCGACACATTGGCTTTCTGCAAATGAATTTAAAAAGATGTTTCCGGATGTACGTCTGGTAGAAGATAAAATCATTACGGATGAAAACGGGATATACTCAAGTGGTGGAGCATTCTCCTACTTAAACCTCATACTTTATCTGATTGAAAAATATGCAGGAAGAGACATTGCTATATTCATGGCAAGAGCATTTCAGATCGATATTGAACGTCGAAGCCAATCACCATTTACAATATTTAATGGGCAAAAAGATCATGAAGACATAATTATTAAAAAAGCCCAGGAATTGATAGAAAGTAATCCGGCAGAAAAGTTTACAGTAGATCAGATTGCACTAAAATTTGCGTTAGGCAGAAGAAACCTTGAACGCAGATTTAAAAAAGCCACTTCCAATACCATCATAGAATATGTGCAACGAGTAAGAATAGAAGCCGCCAAACAATCCCTGGAGACAACACATAGCAATGTAAATGAAGTTATGTATGGCGTAGGTTATTCAGACCCTAAAGCTTTCAGAATGATATTTAAAAAATATACAGGAATGTCGCCAATACAATACAGGGCTAAGTACAATAAAGAATATTCTATGAATCTTACTGATAAACTTAATGACTTATAA
- a CDS encoding aldo/keto reductase: MQYRTFGRTGWKISEIGYGMWGLAGWTGNDDKETLSSLDYAVEAGCNFFDTAWGYGEGASERILGDLLKRNSSKKLYVATKIPPKNFKWPSKSHYKLEECFPAEHIIKYTEMSLKNLGVERIDLQQFHVWEDSWAQQEEWQKAVEQLKRQGKIAAMGISVNRWEPANCINTIKTGLIDGIQVIYNIFDQNPEDELFPVCKENNVGVIARVPFDEGTLTGLLTKETKFPEGDWRATYFVPENLNSSVEHADKLKPLVPSDMTMPEMALRFILSNKEVATTIPGMRKLHHAKSNLAVSDGKGLSEELLEKLKQHRWDRVPTSWSQ, from the coding sequence ATGCAATACAGAACATTTGGACGTACCGGCTGGAAGATCAGTGAAATCGGTTATGGTATGTGGGGACTTGCTGGCTGGACTGGCAATGATGATAAGGAAACTTTAAGCTCACTTGATTATGCTGTAGAAGCAGGTTGTAATTTTTTTGATACTGCCTGGGGGTATGGAGAAGGGGCTAGTGAAAGAATCCTTGGAGATTTGCTGAAAAGAAATTCTTCTAAAAAGCTTTACGTTGCTACAAAGATTCCGCCTAAAAATTTTAAATGGCCTTCTAAAAGCCATTACAAATTAGAGGAATGTTTCCCAGCCGAGCATATTATCAAATACACTGAGATGAGTTTGAAAAACCTTGGTGTGGAAAGGATAGATCTTCAGCAATTCCATGTTTGGGAGGATTCATGGGCTCAGCAGGAAGAATGGCAGAAGGCTGTTGAACAGTTAAAAAGACAAGGAAAAATAGCAGCGATGGGTATAAGTGTTAACAGATGGGAACCTGCAAATTGCATTAACACTATTAAAACAGGTTTAATAGATGGGATACAGGTAATTTATAATATTTTTGATCAGAACCCCGAAGATGAGTTATTTCCTGTATGTAAGGAGAACAATGTAGGTGTTATTGCCCGTGTCCCATTTGACGAAGGCACACTTACCGGATTACTTACAAAGGAAACCAAGTTTCCAGAAGGAGACTGGAGAGCAACTTATTTCGTTCCAGAAAATCTTAATTCAAGTGTTGAGCATGCTGATAAATTAAAGCCCCTGGTTCCTTCTGATATGACTATGCCTGAAATGGCACTCAGGTTTATTCTTAGCAATAAAGAAGTAGCCACTACCATCCCTGGTATGCGTAAGCTCCATCATGCTAAAAGTAATCTTGCTGTCAGTGACGGGAAAGGCCTTTCAGAGGAGTTGCTGGAAAAGTTAAAGCAACATCGCTGGGACAGAGTGCCGACTTCATGGTCTCAGTAA
- a CDS encoding T9SS type A sorting domain-containing protein, with product MRMNFTQLKKVIFVFASVLLPTGCLYAQFSTALVQVIHNAADPQLLTVDVYLSDILWADNVQFRQASEFETVIADVPIKIDIAPANSTSSADAIYSTTVTLAPGTKNIIMATGVVGTGFAPNPENKDIAFTLKVFNAAKDIATDPSTVEVNFWHGSTDTPVLNVVTGDGDTLVKSIGYNLNANYDVLSPGSYNIYLTSTYNKEDTLGAFSADLSGYAGQAIMIFASGFLNPLQNNDGPALALYAALPDGEVVALNNIIAGVKASGSSFQKLLAYPVPSTDQLTLEIENDTPGMAEIELVNMYGNVVNPSVVYLSSGRNIVNVNLSNVANGQYFVKIIGKNRMGTARCEVLK from the coding sequence ATGAGAATGAACTTTACTCAATTAAAGAAAGTGATTTTTGTATTTGCATCTGTTCTCCTTCCTACAGGGTGTTTGTATGCTCAGTTTTCTACTGCATTAGTTCAGGTAATTCATAATGCCGCAGATCCTCAGCTTCTTACAGTCGACGTCTATCTCAGTGACATATTATGGGCTGACAATGTTCAGTTCAGGCAGGCGAGTGAATTTGAAACTGTTATTGCCGATGTGCCCATTAAAATTGATATCGCTCCTGCAAACAGTACAAGCTCTGCCGATGCTATTTATAGTACTACAGTTACTCTGGCTCCCGGTACAAAAAATATCATTATGGCAACTGGTGTAGTAGGAACCGGGTTTGCGCCAAACCCTGAAAATAAAGACATTGCTTTTACTCTAAAGGTCTTTAATGCCGCCAAAGACATAGCTACCGATCCTTCTACTGTGGAAGTTAACTTCTGGCATGGCAGCACAGATACTCCTGTATTGAATGTTGTAACGGGAGATGGTGACACCTTAGTGAAATCCATTGGATATAACCTTAATGCAAATTATGATGTCCTCAGCCCTGGCAGTTATAATATATATCTTACCAGCACTTATAATAAAGAAGATACTTTAGGTGCATTTTCTGCAGACCTAAGTGGCTATGCAGGACAAGCAATTATGATATTTGCAAGCGGCTTTCTGAATCCTTTGCAAAACAATGATGGGCCAGCATTAGCTTTATATGCTGCTTTGCCTGACGGAGAAGTTGTTGCTCTTAATAATATTATCGCTGGTGTTAAAGCTTCTGGTTCGTCTTTCCAGAAACTTTTGGCTTATCCTGTACCATCAACTGATCAGCTTACTCTGGAAATAGAAAATGATACTCCAGGAATGGCTGAAATTGAGTTGGTAAATATGTATGGAAATGTTGTAAATCCTTCTGTTGTTTATCTTTCTTCTGGAAGGAATATTGTAAATGTGAATTTAAGCAATGTTGCCAATGGTCAGTATTTTGTTAAGATAATTGGGAAAAACAGAATGGGGACCGCTCGCTGTGAAGTATTAAAATAA